Sequence from the Bremerella volcania genome:
TGCCAACATCGCCGAAGCGATTCGCACGATCTCGGTCGCCAAAGGCTATGATCCGCGATCCTACCTGCTCGTCCCCTTCGGTGGAGCGGCCGGCCAACATGCTTGTGCCGTCGCAGAAATCCTTGAGGCTCGACAACTTTTGTTTCACCCCAACGCCGGCATCCTTAGCGCTGTGGGCATCGGTGCAGCGGAGACATCCCGGTTCGCAACCCAACCCTTCTACCTGGCTTTCGAGGAGGCATCCCCAGAGCTGGAATCTTCACTTGAGGCATTAAAACAGACCGCAAATACCCAGCTTCATGAAGAAGACGTCGACGAGAATTCGATTACCTATCAGAAGCAGATCGAATTAAGGTATCGAGGGCTTGAAGCTTCGCTGACGATTGAGGCAGACCCCCTCGACAGCCTTGAGCAACGCTACCACGCGGAGCATCGCCGCCGCTACGGTTATGATCGTACCGAACACCCGATCGAGGTCGTCGCGGCCCGTGTCGAAGCGATCAGCCACGGCACTACCGACTCGGTTCTCAGCGAGCCTCGCCCTTCGTACGAACCAGAGGCAGTCAAGGTCGTTCCTCTTGTGTTCCAAGGAGATCAAGTCGACACCAAGGTTTACGACCGAGACCAACTGCGGCCAGGGGCAAAGATAGTCGGACCTTCGCTCATAGCCGAGCCGTTGGCGACGACCGTCATCGACCCAGGCTGGGAAGCGGAAATGCTAAGTGCAGGTGAACTGCTGGCGCGGCGAGTTGCTCGTCAAAACGAGTCAGACGATCAGGGCTCCTTAGATTCACTCAACATTCCCGACCCGATCCTGCTCGAGATCCTCAACAATCAATTCGCGGCCATTGCCGAGCAAATGGGCGTTGCCCTGCAAAACACATCCGTCAGCGTAAACGTGAAGGAACGTCTTGATTTTAGTTGTGCGTTATTCACTTCTGCTGGCGACTTGATCGCGAACGCACCTCACATACCGGTTCACCTAGGTGCGATGGCGGAAACGGTCAAAGCAACGATTGCATATCACCCGAACATGAGAAGTGGCGATGTGTTCGTTACCAACGATCCGTACCATGGCGGTTCCCATCTGCCAGACGTTACGGTGATTACGCCAATGTTCGTCCGTGATTCCGATGTCCGGCCCACTTTTTTCGCCGCCAGCAGGGCACACCACGCTGAGATCGGAGGTATTGCCGCCGGCTCGATGCCATCTGGGTCGCTGAACCTGGCAGAAGAAGGCGTCCTGATCGAAAATTTCCGGTTGATCGAGGCAGGCACTCCACACTGGGAAGAACTGGAAAAGATTCTCACCGAGGCACCATTTCCCTCTCGCAAAGTTTCCGACAACCTGGCTGACATTGCCGCCCAGATCGCCGCGAATCATCACGGGATCGAAGACCTCAAACGGATGGTGCATCAAAACTCGTTAGATACCGTGGTGGCCTATGCAAAGCATATTCAGGCGGCCGCCTCCCGAAAAACACGTGCGGCACTCGCGAAGATCCCACCAGGGCGTTACGAGTTCATCGACCACCTGGATGATGGCTCTCCTCTGTGCGTTGCCATCGACCTGCAGGGAGAAACCGCAACGATCGACTTCTCTGGCACCGGGCCTGTGCTACCCGGCAATCTCAACGCGAATCGAGCGATTGTAACGGCGGCGGTCATGTACTGCTTGCGGTGCCTACTCAGTGAAGACATTCCCTTGAATCAAGGCGTGCTCGAACCGGTCGAGATCATTCTTCCTGAATGTTTCCTGAATCCACCGAAGCAACCAACACCAGAAATGTGCGCAGCTGTCGCCGGCGGTAACGTGGAGACGTCGCAGCGGATCGTGGATGTCCTCTTGGGAGCGCTCGGCATGGCAGCCGCCAGCCAAGGAACCATGAACAACTTGACCTTTGGAGACGCGACGTTCGGTTACTACGAAACGATCTGTGGAGGATCCGGGGCGACGAAAAATGCTCCCGGTGCATCTGCCGTTCATACCCATATGACCAACACGCGACTCACGGATGCTGAAGTCTTTGAGCTACGCTTCCCGGCGAGAATTCGACGGTTCGCCGTACGCCGGGGCTCAGGCGGAGGCGGTTACCATCGCGGTGGTGATGGGATTATTCGTGAAATAGAATTCTTACGACCGCTTGAGGTCTCACTTCTCACTCAGCGCCGCGGCCCCTATCCACCGTACGGTCTGAATGGAGGGCGGCCTGGGATGTGTGGCGAAAATTTGATTCAACGCAAGAACGAGGTAGAAACTCATTTACCCAATACGACCAGTCTGTCGGTAAATACAGGAGACATCCTCATCGTGAGGACGCCTGGCGGCGGCGGATTCGGGAAACCAGAAACGGAATAACCATCTATGGCCTATTCTTTGCCTACCCTGCGCAGCTTCCTGATCACCATCCGCTCAAGATGATCGCGCACTTACCAACGCTTGCCGTACCTAGGGAAACCGTAATGACCGCGTTGCTTGCTTGAAAGTTAGGTGAATCACCTACGAACTCCAAGAGGCAAATGCCGGGCCGTAAGCAGGACCAATTCTCAATTCAATAGGATCGGCTGGCCTCCTCTCCACTTTGAACCGCCAATATGGCATTGGTATGCGATGTGCACCTCTATGATTTAGCTTGCACTCACATAAGGAGTTTGCCATGTCTACCTCATCTACGAACTTTGCCATTGCTGACTTACCTGGTCTCGGCGAAAAAACACCCATATTTGAACTGCCCTCGGATGCGCTCGCGCAGGTAAAAGCAGAGGCGCGATACCTACCGCTGAGGGAAAGCGAACATATTGGAACCCATGCTTCCGCTGGCGAAGTATTGATTTTCTGCGTTGCAGGTAAGCTCGACGCGAAAGTTCATCAACATCACCACGTGCTTGAACCCAATCAACTATTGCACGTTCCGGCTGGATGCCCCTTCCGACTCGAAGCACGAGTCGATAGTGCCGTTTTGGTAACTTCACTGGCTGCCAAATCAAACCTGAGCAACGGAACAATTGCAAGTCATTCATCGTCGGTTCACCGAGATGACGAGGTTCAGGAAGCATTGGAAGAATCTTTTCCAGCGAGTGATCCCCCGAGTTACAACTCGACGATTACTTAGTGACCCAAAACGTTGCCCTGGACTAAACGTAACGACCAAGGAGAATTCTAGTGGCCACAGCAGAAGCAGATCCTGAAGTTCATACCGACGTGATGCAGGCGGTCGTCCTCGATCAGTACGGCGGCGAAGAGAATCTGAAGATCAAGAGCGTTCCCCGCCCAAAGATTACCGCCGATCAAGTACTAATCCGCGTTCACGCTGCCAGCGTCAACCCAATTGACTGGAAGGTTCGTCAGGGCATGCTCAAGTGGATCCTTCCGGAACAGCTACCGGCTGTCCTCGGCTTTGACGTCGCCGGAGAGATAGCGGAAGTCGGTTATAGCGCCAAACAACAGGGCTGGAATACCGGTGATCACGTGATGGCGTTTTCCGATAAGACGTTCGGTGGCGGTTACGCCGAATATGTTGCCGTCGACTCAAAAGTGATCGTTGCCAAGCCAGAGAAGTGCTCCTTCGAAGAAGCCGCCGCCATTCCGCTGGCTGCGACCACGGCTTGGAAAGCATTGGTCAAGCTCGGCCAACTTCATGCAGGGGACGACGTTCTTATCAATGGTGCCTCCGGTGGGGTCGGGTCGTTCGCAGTTCAAATCGCCAAGGCATTAGGCGCCAAAGTGACCGCCGTGTGTAGTTCCGACAATCACGCATTGGTTCGTGATTTAGGCGCGGACGAAACCATTGACTACCACGCAACCCAGTTCACCCAAATTGCTCGAACATTTGATATCGTGTTCGATGCCGTGAGCAAATCGTCGTTCCACGAATGCCGGCGAATCTTGAAGCCAGAGGGGCACTATATTGCCACTTTGCCTTCCGTGGAAAGCGTGGGCATGTCGTTGATCTCGAAATTTCAGAAGCAGTCGTGCCATGTCGTTTTGGCTCGACCTGATGGAGATATCCTAAAGTCGCTGGCTGCCTTGGTGAATGAGGGGAAACTACGCACGGTATTGGACACGGTTTTTCCACTCAATGAAGTTGCCGCGGCACACCGTAAGAGCGAAGGGGGGCACGTCGTCGGCAAGATCGTACTGCATGTTCTGAAAGACATACCAGACGAACGACCGCATTCAGAACAATAGCACCTTCGGTTCTGCCCCTCGCAGTGAAGACCTCCCCCCGGGTCTTCGCTGCTTTTTTATGCGCGGATCGCTAATTCCGTTACCTGTAATCTTTGCTGCTTTTCCGAAAAATGCCGTGTGCCGTGCGGAAATTTGACCTCATGATGCACCCTATCCCGGTGCGAGAAGTCGCGTTTCGGGTTAACATTTGACCTTTGGAGCATCGCGACGTTTCGTCGATGCTCGGTCAAGACCGACGATGGAGAGTGCAGGAATGTCCCAACCAAACCAACCGCTGGTTGGCGTAATCATGGGCAGCAAGTCCGATTGGGAAACGATGCGGAATGCCTGTGAGATTTTAGAATCATTTGACGTCCCCTACGAGAAACGGGTCGTCTCTGCGCACCGTACACCTGCGTGGATGAATGAATATGCCACGACGGCACAAAGT
This genomic interval carries:
- a CDS encoding hydantoinase B/oxoprolinase family protein; amino-acid sequence: MQGTIGKGSTRHSIFDPIRCEDPPGIWRGYHLELFDHRGQWIESQLVSEFDPASGQLMLSGPLAEMPQPGNVYQLTGHEEAPLLSIRYLLGLSLSDPTPAVNIRLGTTRGTNALLTRTGADVGLVITEGFADILEIGSQSRPHLFNLDIKKPSSLVSRIVEVKERLDAQGSTLVSIDEVDLQEKLTSLYASGIRSVAICFLHAYREPKHERIAAKIASEVGFTDVSVSHLAAPLIKIVSRGDTTVVDAYLNPILRDYVRQIQSKLDPSSQIRLLTSAGSLVAAESFSGKDSILSGPAGGVVGFAAAARAVGFNKAIGFDMGGTSTDVSRFDGTYERQFETEKAGVRIVAPMMAIETVAAGGGSICAFDGVKLVVGPRSAGADPGPACYGRGGPLTVTDINYALGKLQAARLPFPLDAEAVDRRLAEVCQQVEVATGHKRTPLELAAGFLQIANANIAEAIRTISVAKGYDPRSYLLVPFGGAAGQHACAVAEILEARQLLFHPNAGILSAVGIGAAETSRFATQPFYLAFEEASPELESSLEALKQTANTQLHEEDVDENSITYQKQIELRYRGLEASLTIEADPLDSLEQRYHAEHRRRYGYDRTEHPIEVVAARVEAISHGTTDSVLSEPRPSYEPEAVKVVPLVFQGDQVDTKVYDRDQLRPGAKIVGPSLIAEPLATTVIDPGWEAEMLSAGELLARRVARQNESDDQGSLDSLNIPDPILLEILNNQFAAIAEQMGVALQNTSVSVNVKERLDFSCALFTSAGDLIANAPHIPVHLGAMAETVKATIAYHPNMRSGDVFVTNDPYHGGSHLPDVTVITPMFVRDSDVRPTFFAASRAHHAEIGGIAAGSMPSGSLNLAEEGVLIENFRLIEAGTPHWEELEKILTEAPFPSRKVSDNLADIAAQIAANHHGIEDLKRMVHQNSLDTVVAYAKHIQAAASRKTRAALAKIPPGRYEFIDHLDDGSPLCVAIDLQGETATIDFSGTGPVLPGNLNANRAIVTAAVMYCLRCLLSEDIPLNQGVLEPVEIILPECFLNPPKQPTPEMCAAVAGGNVETSQRIVDVLLGALGMAAASQGTMNNLTFGDATFGYYETICGGSGATKNAPGASAVHTHMTNTRLTDAEVFELRFPARIRRFAVRRGSGGGGYHRGGDGIIREIEFLRPLEVSLLTQRRGPYPPYGLNGGRPGMCGENLIQRKNEVETHLPNTTSLSVNTGDILIVRTPGGGGFGKPETE
- a CDS encoding cupin domain-containing protein, translating into MSTSSTNFAIADLPGLGEKTPIFELPSDALAQVKAEARYLPLRESEHIGTHASAGEVLIFCVAGKLDAKVHQHHHVLEPNQLLHVPAGCPFRLEARVDSAVLVTSLAAKSNLSNGTIASHSSSVHRDDEVQEALEESFPASDPPSYNSTIT
- a CDS encoding NAD(P)-dependent alcohol dehydrogenase, with the protein product MATAEADPEVHTDVMQAVVLDQYGGEENLKIKSVPRPKITADQVLIRVHAASVNPIDWKVRQGMLKWILPEQLPAVLGFDVAGEIAEVGYSAKQQGWNTGDHVMAFSDKTFGGGYAEYVAVDSKVIVAKPEKCSFEEAAAIPLAATTAWKALVKLGQLHAGDDVLINGASGGVGSFAVQIAKALGAKVTAVCSSDNHALVRDLGADETIDYHATQFTQIARTFDIVFDAVSKSSFHECRRILKPEGHYIATLPSVESVGMSLISKFQKQSCHVVLARPDGDILKSLAALVNEGKLRTVLDTVFPLNEVAAAHRKSEGGHVVGKIVLHVLKDIPDERPHSEQ